A window from Pseudobutyrivibrio ruminis HUN009 encodes these proteins:
- the era gene encoding GTPase Era: protein MSDNFKSGFVTIVGRPNVGKSTLMNHIIGQKIAITSNKPQTTRNRIQTVYTDEEVGQIVFLDTPGMHEAKNKLGEYMMSAAKSTINDVDLILWLVEPDTKVGAGDKKIAELLSTVEAPVMLVINKIDMADGVKVGETISAFKDLCDFVEVVPVSALHGEGCEDLLSTIFKYLPEGPAFYDSETVTNQTLREITAEIIREKSLHALNDEVPHGIGILIDSMKERPGKRPMWDIEATIVCEKNSHKGIIIGKGGAMIKKIGTNARYEIEKLLEAKVNLKLFVKVKKDWRESEYDLKTFGYKKEDLG, encoded by the coding sequence ATGAGTGATAATTTTAAGTCTGGTTTTGTTACTATAGTTGGTCGTCCTAACGTAGGAAAGAGCACTTTGATGAATCATATAATTGGGCAGAAGATTGCTATTACAAGTAACAAGCCACAGACAACAAGAAACAGAATCCAAACTGTTTATACAGATGAGGAAGTGGGTCAAATCGTATTTTTGGATACACCAGGTATGCACGAGGCTAAAAATAAGCTTGGTGAATACATGATGTCTGCAGCTAAAAGCACAATTAACGATGTTGATTTAATCCTCTGGCTTGTAGAGCCTGATACAAAGGTCGGAGCAGGAGATAAGAAAATTGCTGAGCTTTTATCCACAGTTGAGGCTCCGGTAATGTTGGTTATCAACAAGATTGACATGGCTGATGGTGTAAAAGTAGGAGAGACAATTTCAGCCTTTAAGGATTTATGTGATTTTGTTGAGGTTGTTCCAGTTTCTGCTTTACATGGAGAAGGCTGCGAGGATCTTCTTTCTACTATATTTAAATATTTACCAGAGGGACCTGCCTTCTATGATTCAGAGACTGTTACAAATCAGACTCTTAGAGAAATCACAGCAGAAATCATTCGTGAAAAATCTCTTCACGCATTAAATGACGAAGTTCCACACGGAATTGGAATTCTCATTGATTCCATGAAGGAGCGTCCAGGTAAGCGTCCAATGTGGGACATTGAAGCGACAATTGTTTGCGAGAAAAACTCACACAAAGGAATCATTATTGGCAAAGGCGGCGCAATGATTAAAAAAATCGGCACAAATGCTCGCTACGAAATCGAAAAGCTTCTTGAAGCAAAGGTTAATCTTAAGCTCT